GATTTAGGGATAAAGTAATGTCAGCaatgtgcaaaacaaaactgaatttTTAACTTAAATTGGAGTAAATTACAAGTGATTGCTGGTTCATTTTAttaagtttttgtctttttaagttTTCTGTCTCTTCACTTGCCAGGAAAatagatcacatttctcctgtcttagcttctctgcattggcttccagtaaaatccagaatagaataataataataaaataattaaaatcattcttctcacatacaaagctcttaatggtcaggcaccatcttatcttaaagagctcatagtaccttactacccgaccagagcactgcgctcccagaatgcagggttacttgggAGCCAGAGCgctcagctatcaagctcctctccagtggaaccaggttccagtttgggttcaggaggtagacaccatctccacatttaagagtaggcttaagactttcctctttgataaagcttatagttagggctggctcaggtgagtcctgaaccatcccttagttatgctgctataggcctagactgccgggggacttcccatgatgcactgaggtcctctctcctatactttctctccctctgtatgcaacctcatcccattattgcatgttactaacacaacttctcccctttccggtcgGTAGTcatgtgctttctcgtctctctcctctctcctcctatcacttcctgcaggtgtttctggctctggagctgtggagtctggatctgtggttgcgagtcacctgctgcccctgtgttcctgctcgacaccctctgctacaacaactattgttactagtcctattgttattattgttattataaacattaacattacgattattatcattaacactactataaatatctataccattttttatttagtctatagcaacatcacctttactgtctgtacctctgtgtgtatattgtgtaggctgcctccctcctctctctctctctgtctctgtctctctgtctctccctcctctctctctctgtctctctctctctctctctcctgccagccctctctgtccctccctccctcttcctctctctctctatctctctccttcacccccaaccggtcgaggcagatggccgcctaccctgagccatggttctgctcgaggtttctgcctcttaaaatgaagtttttccttgcctctgtcgtctagtgcttgctcttggtgggaattgttgggcttctgtaaatagcatcacagagtatggtctagacctgctcttttatgaaaagcgctgtgagatagctgttgttgtgatttagcactatataaataaaattgaatggaattgaattgaattgaattatctTAGACCATAAGAGCAGATACAGtgccaaaacaaataaactataAGTGTTCatgaaaaaattattaataatactgAATGATTGAAAAATACAAAGTGGTAACAGAAAAGTTACCACCACAGAACAATCTATTGCGCCATGGAATTAGTTATTTGCTTCTTTCccttaaattttttatataaaaaaagaaaagtttggaCATTTGAAATGCAAATGACTCACCCAAAAGAATCTAAGTGAGAGTCGACACTTTCTTTGATGCTGTGATGGGCAGCTCAGCGTCACGCTCAGACTGGTTTCCCTGAAACCTCATGTGTTCACCGTGCTCTGCATGAGTCAGATATATTCACAACACCTCTCCCATTATTTAGACCAAGACTGTAACTCAGCTGTGTCACCCTCCTCCAAAAGATCCAAACAAACTTCACTGTGCAGTAATTCACCTGTCACCGCAGATCAGCACCATGTGCCACATTCTTTCACTTGGAAACTTCTATGCAGTAAAGTAACAGAAAagtaatgcaaaaaaaattcaAACCTCTAAAAAAGGACATattcacattattattttatttattttgtaaaatgaaCAGAAGTGCATTCCTAAAAGCGGTGACAGATGAAATGTTATTTGGCAGTTgaacaaaaaaatgttatgcCCAATTCTGCCACAAGAGAGCGACATAAACACAAGCAGTAGGCAAATAAAATCCCTGCTAAAAGAATGATATATCTTTGCAGTCAAGTACATTTCGTCATGTCTGACCCTCAAGTATTTCCAGTGAGTAGCTGCTTATTTACAGATTAAAGATGTACAGCCGCATTCCTTAGATCTCTCATGAGAGCACCTGGGTGCATTGGAAATCAAAGATTTATTGGTGACTTTGTGGTTTATGGTACAACACTATATTGCTAGGATAAATACAGTGTAATTATATTACTGGTGTTTTGAGTCTTAAGGCTATGTTGGGCTTTGCAGCAAGATTTCACAGCGGTCCTCCCCCTCTTGCATCCATGTCAGACACAGTACTTCCAGAAGCAAGCTGCAGATGGAAAGAGATAAAGACTTGTAGAATTACATTGTTCATGCAGAATATTAATACTTTAATGCTTGTAATTAAATACAAACATTATCCAGTTTGTAAGATACACATTAAATCAGAAGTACTGAATTTAACTTACGTTCACCCCTCTTCCTAGTTATGGATTTGCCTTCTGCCAAATTGGCTGTGATCTCCCTCTCCAGCTCCAGGTCCTCCTTCAGCGCCTGAAGCTACAAACAGAGATCAGACTTATTAAACACACCAAGACAGGTAGCTGTCATCTCAGTATCAGTACACCATCTGTTTTCATTCAGAACCTCCTATCTACTTACAGTTgattcacatttgttttaataaattgcAATAAGATGCCTACATTCCGCCATATATTTCACCTGTAATAAATCATGATTTTCTGCCTAACACACATTTCCCCCAAAGTTGCTTCAAGGTGAATCTGTAAATATCCTTACCTCCTCTAATTCAGCCAGTTTATTGGCCAGCTCAAGACCTGCAGATGGGAAAACCGTCACCGTCACAGCAAGAATGCGATTGAGTGAGTTATATTAGTTTCACCATTTTATGTCTCACCTAGAGGATCATCCTTTTCCACAGGAACTAAGCTCTTGTGTAGTAACAGTGCCAGAATCTTGCTCTGGGCATCTGTGTCTTCTTTTGGATTAAAAACATGGTTTCCTGCAtatgcaaaataaatcaaaaacgCAACTTTAAGCACCATGaatataacaaaacagaaacagaaagtgaaCTTACATCCATCTCACGTCATAGTCAGGCATCATCTCTTGACCAACTGAACCATTAGACTAACAGTGGCTCCAATTTAAGGGGTGCAGTAGTTGCGTCCTCAGCAGCATTTTCATTGTATAAAGATCTAAAACATACACTTTTTGCACACCTACCTGGGTTAAATATGCTCCTTCCCTCCACATCTAGCACTCCCTGCAGTAGTAGCAAACCCAGGAGTCCTAAGCAGTAGTTCACAACTGTAACCCTATCCATAGTATTCATTGTTTGGTCCCAAACTAATGCGGCACACTGAGCACTCCCTCAAGCAAGGCAAGAGATCCACTGCCATGGGTCCATCCTGTCAATATATTTATCCTTTCAGGGGCCAGGAGGAGGGGCCAGTCCGTCCCTTGCGTACTAAATCAATAGCTAGTCATTGTGGATTTCATCAATAGGCCACCTTTCCACAGGGACCATGGAGTGTCTGAGTGAAATACGGTGATCTGATGTTGTAGGCGAGGCCAGTAACCCTACATCACTCTGACATGGGCAAATCAAACAGAGAGAGGATGTTATCAATCAGCCTGTTGGATATGAGAGACCAGATGTTTTTTGGCACTTGCaagtatttttcttttacattaatTGCTTCTTTAAATAGATACACGGGAGTGTGTCTCTGAGTGCATTATAGCCAGAGATGAGAACCTCAATCTTGGCCTTGGACCTAATTTGGAGATGAAAGAACATCCATCACTGCGGCCAAGCCAACTACCCAACACCTCCTAAGTCACTGTGGTCTGCTTTGTGCATCAAGGAAATCACATCTCATACCTCTGCCAGAGGAGCAAGCATTGTGCTTGTCAAGCTTTAGGGAAATGAGCTGGCTGGCCCTGAATGAATTTGGCTCACAAGGGTCTCGTAAAAGCTCCAgactgctttgcatgacttcaGGCTGACTTAGGAGCCTGCTGACGTCTAGTGTCTCACATCCAAGAACCTTTCGTGAATCCATCACTTTTGTCATTCAGCTTTTGAATACACCGCAGCTCAATGACTTGATGAACACTAAAACTAGCAATGTGGAGCAACCTGAAAGAGTTAGGAAAGTGTCTGTTGGGGGATCACATCATCAACTTGTAGTTTCAGTcataaagtaaaattaaatgttttgataagACACCAGAAGCACCTAtgtcacaaatacacacaaactcaaCATACTCAGCAAGGGAAACAAATAACAGGGGGTTGTTCATATCAAGTAAATATCAAGTGCATGCACCAAGGCCTTACTTTTTCTCTAAATGACATATCAATATACAGTAGTTCAAAGCTTTTGCAAACAATCGAACAGTCCTAAGTTTCtatttctattctatttctAATGTAGTTTCAATTAATAGATGAGCCAAAGCCATGCAGTCATCAATCCTGTATCTGCTCCCAACCAGTCCACTTCATCACTAAtgaacagtgttgggcagtaacattattacttttcccagtaactagtgcaactaattacttttctaaaacagtaatattattacaggtaggctactaatccaagtaacgctgcattACTGCGTTACTGAACGTACCGTCTTGACGTGAATGCGCGACTGTACACAGCGGTACCGGACCTTATGTCATgtcaaaaactaaaggaagaaaggagaacaagggagagacgcgttctttccacagctgtaagtagctactgccatatTGTGTCAAAGTCTAAGAttcaaagaacattgtcgtctattgtaaactcGACCAGCAAatagctttcaaccgcgaaagaaactccggccgctATTGTCTCTGATGCTTGGAcccgtcgggagagagtggcgtcaACGTAACCTACTGCTTTTATAAATGCTACATGTGctgaaaaacagctgttcaaaAGTTGGGATTtgcttgctttattttttttcagccGGTGGCGTAAATAAACAGGcctatatgttttgtaaaaaaacacactgcttgctgctgttatgaatatgatattagttaaaaagtcgggagagactcctgtgtttgggggtgaaggaggtggtagtgaaagcattGATTCCCACAGTAATGAGTAGCCTATGcctagtaactagtaatatattaaaatttctgagtaacttgcccagcACTGCTAATGAAGGAGGTCAGGGCCATATTGACCTTTTATGTCattgaaaaataaacagtaagaCTGATTCAGCATTAGATATTTACACAGGCCGTGGGCGTCTACGAATGGTGTCATTGATTGACCAGAAGATGGACCACTAATAGCCTACCAGTTCATTATAATTGACGTGCTCGCAGTCCGTAAAGAAAATGACTTGGAGGCATGCGGGGACAGGTGCGGCAGACACCTGCAAGTTGAAATGCTGAACACTAGAGGGAGCAATCACATTAACACGATCAGAATACCAGCTGCAGTCAgatcacgtgtgtgtgtgtgtgtgtgtgtgtgtgtgtgtgtgtgtgtgtgtgtgtgtgtgtggtcaagAGTGTGGTCACTCTACTTTGTTTTAAGTCTTTTAACCGACATACATTGCCTTGAGGCATCATTATTCATTTGGACCATAGATTTGGCCCAGGGAGGTGGGTTCCCTTTCGCTTCGTGATGAAGACTTAATGTAGCTGCAGCATGTCTACTGTCACGAAGCCTGAGGCTGCTGCGTCAAGTTAACCAGATGTATCTAGAATGGTACCGGAAGTATAATCAATCACCGTCTTCAAAATTAAATCGACCCGAAGGCGTGGCTGCTGATAGGCTTCTAAATCTTTAATAAGTACCACTGGATTGTATAGTTGTGTAATAAATGTTATTGCAGGTATTGTATGACTTGTGAATTATTCTTCTACacttttgttattttggattGTGTGAAtggtacattttttttaaatgtgtttctatgACCTTTTAACCACTTTATTTTAACCacgttatttttattttgtgaagtGTTTTTGAGTACCATAAAAGCACTCTATAAATAAGtgtgttgttattattaatattattattactaaataaacaatattttaagggatttttttctttggtcTTTGGTCTGCTGTCTTCATGTGAATTATGTAGGCTGCAGAATGTCTGTcaattatttcaacaatttaaaatgtaggaaTTTAAAATCACGAGATGCTTGAATGTAAAAAAGATTTGGATGAGTCACTGTTCCTATGAGCAATGGGATCCTGAATAAACAGACTATTCTCTGCCAAAGTTATAAGATGTGTGGTTATTTCACATGAGagatttctgtgtgtttatttttctgtgatcTTCTCACTGTTTTGAAGAGTTGCAGTCCTCAGTTGGAAACATGTGATGCACCTTACTTCTTACAATCCACCAATCAGGATTTAGCAACATTACCTCTGATGACAGTTCAGTCACTATCAATCACCCACCATGTCCTGATGAGGTAGACTAGCTGAGTTTTTGAGTGTAAACAATTAAATGTGGCCGGGCCTTTTCTGTTGCTGCCCCTAGGCTTTGGAATATTCTTCCACCTTTGACAACttcaaatctaatttaaagACCTACTTTTTTCTCTGGCTTTTACCTCATTCTGACTCAAGGGTTTTTGTCAAGCCCACTTTTAATTGTGTTAATGTTCTCTCACAGCATTTTAATCTGACATTGTTCTTATGTATTTCATTTGAGTTACTTTGCAGtgttgtatttattgtgttAATCTTGACACCCAATGGTATAAAACCTActctttatactttttattcgTGGATACTTGTATTTGGGTTTATTGTGTATTTGGGAAGCACTTTGGGTTAActcctattttttttaaatgtgctatatgaATAAAGTGACTTGACTTGAATTGACATAAAATCTTAACATATAATTATTGATATgagtttgctttgttttttctttgccGCTTATTTGATATTGAGCATTTGATGTTATAGAGTTTTCAGGGATTCAaagtcttttattttgacacGTCTAGGCGGAAATGGTGCGTTCACTGGCTCTGACCTGGCGGGCGGGTTGTAGGAAGGATCGGGGAGGGACGC
This genomic window from Micropterus dolomieu isolate WLL.071019.BEF.003 ecotype Adirondacks linkage group LG05, ASM2129224v1, whole genome shotgun sequence contains:
- the uts2d gene encoding urotensin 2 domain containing translates to MNTMDRVTVVNYCLGLLGLLLLQGVLDVEGRSIFNPGNHVFNPKEDTDAQSKILALLLHKSLVPVEKDDPLGLELANKLAELEELQALKEDLELEREITANLAEGKSITRKRGEPCFWKYCV